One Pseudoalteromonas sp. NC201 DNA segment encodes these proteins:
- a CDS encoding LysE family translocator yields the protein MELTAWLSLAAICVFGAMSPGPSLAVVLRYSLFHSAKHGIVASLAHGLGVGIYASLAILGLSGLIHQFPIVYQFLVYGGAAYLAWMGIKILMSKSQGLAVSQSQAATSYGKAAQDGFAIAFLNPKLAIFFVALFSQFIDPEKMTLTVGFIMCITVLTIDALWYFIVSILSASARDKFDLTAKRAVIDKILGCAFLLLAIRVIYQSL from the coding sequence ATGGAGCTTACAGCCTGGTTAAGCCTTGCTGCTATTTGTGTTTTTGGTGCGATGTCGCCAGGTCCAAGTTTAGCGGTTGTCTTGCGTTATAGCCTATTTCATAGTGCCAAACACGGTATTGTCGCAAGCCTTGCGCATGGCTTGGGAGTTGGGATTTATGCCAGCCTAGCAATTTTAGGGTTGTCAGGGCTTATTCATCAATTTCCGATTGTATATCAATTTTTGGTTTACGGTGGTGCTGCCTACTTGGCATGGATGGGGATAAAAATCCTAATGAGTAAGAGCCAAGGGTTGGCGGTATCACAGTCTCAAGCAGCAACGTCGTATGGCAAAGCAGCACAGGATGGTTTTGCAATTGCATTTTTGAATCCGAAATTAGCTATTTTCTTCGTCGCACTCTTTTCGCAGTTTATCGACCCAGAAAAGATGACATTAACGGTAGGTTTTATCATGTGTATCACTGTGCTAACGATAGATGCGTTGTGGTATTTTATTGTCTCAATTTTGAGTGCTTCAGCAAGAGATAAATTCGATTTAACGGCTAAGCGAGCTGTGATTGATAAAATTCTTGGCTGTGCCTTTTTACTGCTCGCCATACGAGTGATTTACCAATCCTTGTAG
- a CDS encoding PepSY domain-containing protein — protein sequence MKIRADILRIYQSVHTWTGVTTGLLLFIGFFAGAITMFAGSIDKWATPPSHHLPQVDASQYDALIHRVFKQHPEALSGINISFEADNSPVNWYEQGGARGLSLDKTLWHGTLNEAGELEAHTSYINELSSLVDYLHRSAGIAGEIGHDQAGVYVLGIAAILYFIALVSGVIFLLPSLVKSFFALRDKKGASRFWLDTHNLIGITSLPFHIIIAITVIVFAFHDILYDGLGKLYGDKPLFSRQAPSAVEYKVENLPSLDVILKKAKDYAPDYQVKGITLSRLNSAMPSASIQLLSDKHLMRGPKTDYLFMNPYTFEVSASSVADDAQGVWGAVVTTLFGLHFGSYGGEFGRWAYFIMGILGAVLFYTGNLLWLEKRRKQKQPEQSKSTRIMGKLTVGVAMGSLLGVAAAFAVTKWAALTTININVVYMWVYYLCFGFTLIAAFAIGMSKTAIWSQKAIAILCFSLPLTSVIAFAIPSLGIWSATAWSSIGLELTAMILGFIFWRMADKTKHRAYYGEANSIWFIGQHKTECELQTQSV from the coding sequence ATGAAGATCCGCGCCGATATATTAAGGATTTATCAAAGTGTACATACTTGGACGGGAGTAACGACCGGTCTACTGCTGTTTATCGGTTTCTTTGCTGGCGCTATCACCATGTTTGCAGGTAGCATCGACAAGTGGGCAACGCCTCCTTCTCACCATTTGCCTCAAGTCGATGCCAGCCAATATGATGCGCTTATCCACCGTGTATTTAAACAACATCCTGAAGCTCTAAGTGGTATCAATATTAGTTTCGAAGCAGACAATTCTCCAGTTAATTGGTATGAGCAAGGTGGCGCTCGGGGCTTGAGCCTTGATAAAACGCTCTGGCACGGCACTTTAAATGAAGCAGGGGAGCTTGAGGCGCATACCAGCTATATTAATGAGCTATCGTCGTTAGTGGATTATCTTCACCGCAGTGCAGGCATTGCGGGGGAAATTGGCCATGATCAGGCAGGGGTTTATGTACTCGGTATTGCGGCAATTTTGTATTTTATTGCGCTTGTTTCAGGTGTTATTTTCTTATTGCCGAGCTTAGTAAAAAGCTTTTTTGCCCTAAGAGATAAAAAAGGCGCGAGCCGTTTTTGGCTTGATACTCATAACCTAATTGGGATCACTAGCTTACCGTTTCATATTATTATCGCCATCACTGTGATTGTATTCGCATTCCACGATATTTTGTACGATGGTTTAGGTAAATTATATGGAGATAAACCTCTTTTTTCACGTCAAGCCCCCTCAGCTGTTGAATACAAGGTTGAAAACTTGCCAAGTCTCGACGTAATTTTGAAAAAAGCGAAAGACTACGCACCTGACTACCAAGTCAAAGGTATAACCCTGAGTCGATTAAATAGCGCCATGCCTTCTGCGTCAATTCAACTGTTAAGTGATAAACACTTGATGCGTGGACCTAAAACTGACTATTTGTTTATGAACCCTTACACATTTGAAGTATCGGCAAGCAGTGTTGCAGATGATGCGCAAGGGGTTTGGGGTGCGGTAGTGACCACGTTATTTGGTCTTCATTTTGGGAGTTACGGTGGTGAGTTTGGTCGTTGGGCTTATTTTATTATGGGTATTTTAGGCGCAGTGCTGTTTTATACGGGTAACTTATTGTGGCTTGAGAAGCGCCGTAAGCAAAAGCAGCCGGAGCAGTCAAAATCAACCAGAATAATGGGGAAATTGACTGTTGGCGTGGCAATGGGCTCATTACTTGGTGTAGCTGCCGCGTTTGCTGTAACAAAATGGGCCGCCTTGACCACAATAAACATCAATGTTGTGTATATGTGGGTCTATTATCTGTGTTTTGGTTTTACCTTGATTGCAGCGTTCGCTATCGGTATGAGTAAAACGGCAATTTGGTCACAAAAGGCGATTGCCATTTTGTGCTTCTCGTTGCCACTGACTTCAGTCATTGCGTTTGCAATCCCAAGTCTAGGTATTTGGTCTGCGACAGCTTGGTCTTCTATTGGTTTAGAGTTAACTGCTATGATCCTAGGTTTTATTTTTTGGCGAATGGCAGATAAGACAAAGCATAGAGCTTACTATGGCGAAGCCAACAGCATTTGGTTTATTGGTCAGCATAAAACAGAATGTGAATTACAAACGCAGTCTGTATAA